In Rutidosis leptorrhynchoides isolate AG116_Rl617_1_P2 chromosome 2, CSIRO_AGI_Rlap_v1, whole genome shotgun sequence, one genomic interval encodes:
- the LOC139889376 gene encoding uncharacterized protein, whose protein sequence is MDYFTKWAEAKPLKNNREAHRKVRMGTQRNGQVEVTNKDLIKGIEKRLGRCHQGWVEELPLLIWGYRTTPKRSNRETPFSLAYGTEAVLPTEIQVLSTRTANTEDNEENLRLNLDLVEEIREAALI, encoded by the exons ATGGATTACTTCACCAAATGGGCCGAAGCTAAGCCACTAAAAAACAACAGGGAAGCACATCGAAAAGTTCGTATGGGAACACAGA GGAATGGACAGGTGGAAGTTACCAACAAAGATCTCATCAAGGGAATCGAGAAAAGGCTAGGCAGATGTCATCAAGGGTGGGTTGAAGAGTTACCATTGTTAATATGGGGATATAGAACAACCCCAAAAAGAAGCAACAGAGAAACACCGTTTAGCTTGGCCTATGGAACAGAAGCGGTCCTTCCCACAGAAATTCAAGTGTTAAGCACCCGAACAGCAAACACGGAAGACAACGAAGAAAACCTGCGTTTAAACCTTGACCTGGTCGAAGAAATAAGAGAAGCAGCCCTCATTTGA